A section of the Sphingomonas ginsenosidivorax genome encodes:
- the eno gene encoding phosphopyruvate hydratase: protein MTAIIDIHARQILDSRGNPTVEVDVLLEDGSFGRAAVPSGASTGAHEAVERRDGDKSRWGGKGVDQAVEVVNEEITDAVLGMDAEDQADLDRAMIELDGTENKRRLGANAILGVSLAVAKAAAEARGLPLYRYVGGVQAHLLPVPMMNIINGGEHADNPIDFQEFMIVPVGATNIVEAVRCGSEIFHTLKKGLSEKGLSTSVGDEGGFAPNIGSTTEALDFIMSSIEKSGYTPGEDVMLALDCAATEFYKNGKYDISGEGRILESAEMAEYLADLTRRYPIFSIEDGISEDDWEGWKALTDLIGDKVQLVGDDLFVTNPVRLKRGIDGGIANSLLVKVNQIGTLTETLEAVSMAQRARYTAVMSHRSGETEDATIADLAVATNCGQIKTGSLARSDRLAKYNQLIRIEEELGDAARYAGRSILIGG from the coding sequence GTGACCGCAATCATCGACATTCATGCCCGCCAGATCCTCGACAGCCGTGGCAATCCGACGGTCGAGGTCGACGTGCTGCTCGAGGATGGCAGCTTCGGCCGCGCGGCGGTGCCCTCGGGCGCCTCGACCGGCGCGCACGAGGCGGTCGAGCGCCGCGACGGCGACAAGAGCCGCTGGGGCGGCAAGGGCGTCGACCAGGCGGTCGAGGTGGTCAACGAAGAGATCACCGACGCGGTGCTGGGCATGGATGCCGAGGACCAGGCCGATCTCGACCGCGCGATGATCGAGCTCGACGGCACCGAGAACAAGCGCCGGCTGGGCGCGAACGCGATCCTGGGCGTCAGCCTGGCGGTGGCAAAGGCCGCGGCCGAGGCGCGCGGGCTCCCGCTCTACCGCTATGTCGGCGGCGTGCAGGCGCATCTGCTGCCGGTGCCGATGATGAACATCATCAACGGCGGCGAGCATGCCGACAACCCGATCGATTTCCAGGAATTCATGATCGTGCCGGTCGGCGCGACCAACATCGTCGAGGCGGTGCGCTGCGGCTCGGAGATCTTCCACACGCTCAAGAAGGGCCTGAGCGAAAAGGGCCTGTCGACCAGCGTCGGCGACGAGGGCGGCTTCGCGCCCAACATCGGCAGCACCACCGAGGCGCTCGACTTCATCATGTCGAGCATCGAGAAGTCCGGCTACACGCCGGGCGAGGACGTGATGCTGGCGCTCGATTGCGCGGCGACCGAGTTCTACAAGAACGGCAAGTACGACATCTCCGGTGAAGGGCGCATCCTCGAGAGCGCCGAGATGGCCGAATATCTCGCCGACCTCACGCGCCGCTACCCGATCTTCTCGATCGAGGACGGCATAAGCGAGGACGACTGGGAGGGCTGGAAGGCGCTGACCGACCTGATCGGCGACAAGGTGCAGCTGGTCGGCGACGATCTGTTCGTGACCAACCCGGTCCGCCTCAAGCGCGGCATCGACGGCGGCATCGCCAACTCGCTGCTGGTGAAGGTCAACCAGATCGGCACGCTGACCGAGACGCTGGAAGCCGTGTCGATGGCGCAGCGCGCGCGCTACACCGCGGTGATGAGCCATCGTTCGGGCGAGACCGAGGACGCGACGATCGCGGACCTCGCGGTCGCGACGAATTGCGGGCAGATCAAGACCGGCAGCCTTGCGCGCAGCGACCGGCTCGCCAAGTACAACCAGCTGATCCGCATCGAGGAAGAGCTGGGCGACGCCGCGCGTTACGCGGGGCGCAGCATCCTGATCGGGGGCTGA
- a CDS encoding alpha/beta fold hydrolase translates to MPYIKTRDGTDLYVKDWGTGRPVVLTHGWPLSSDSWDAQAMALAEAGFRAIAYDRRGFGRSGQPWTGYDYDTLTDDLADVIEATGATQDVTLVGFSMGGGEVARYMSRHDGKGVIAAGLIASVVPYMLQTDDNPDGVPEAQLQSIGDGIKEDRPAFFRTFLQQFLGVGFITSPVSDEVVDWAWRLAMQAGLKPTLACAESFGHTDFRADLAAFRVPTLIVHGTSDKTVPIDATGRAAAKGIAGSQLVEYDGAPHGLTITESNRFTNDLLTFLGR, encoded by the coding sequence ATGCCCTATATAAAAACCCGCGACGGTACCGACCTTTACGTCAAGGATTGGGGCACCGGCCGCCCGGTTGTCCTCACGCACGGCTGGCCGCTGTCGTCCGACAGCTGGGACGCGCAGGCGATGGCGCTCGCCGAGGCCGGCTTCCGCGCGATCGCCTATGACCGCCGCGGCTTCGGCCGGTCGGGCCAGCCCTGGACCGGCTATGACTACGACACCCTTACCGACGATCTCGCCGACGTCATTGAAGCCACCGGCGCGACGCAGGACGTCACGCTCGTCGGCTTCTCGATGGGCGGCGGCGAAGTCGCGCGCTACATGAGCCGCCATGACGGCAAGGGCGTCATCGCCGCCGGTCTGATCGCCTCGGTCGTCCCCTACATGCTGCAGACCGACGACAACCCCGACGGCGTGCCCGAGGCGCAGCTGCAGAGCATCGGCGACGGCATCAAGGAAGACCGCCCCGCCTTCTTCCGCACCTTCCTGCAGCAGTTCCTCGGCGTCGGGTTCATCACCTCGCCGGTCAGCGACGAAGTCGTCGACTGGGCCTGGCGTCTCGCAATGCAGGCCGGTCTCAAGCCGACGCTCGCTTGTGCCGAATCCTTCGGCCACACCGACTTCCGCGCCGACCTCGCCGCGTTCCGCGTCCCCACGCTGATCGTCCACGGCACAAGCGACAAGACCGTGCCCATCGACGCCACCGGCCGCGCCGCGGCGAAGGGCATCGCCGGCTCGCAGCTCGTCGAATATGATGGTGCACCCCACGGCCTCACCATCACGGAAAGCAACCGTTTCACCAACGACCTGCTGACCTTCCTGGGGCGCTGA
- a CDS encoding FtsB family cell division protein produces MARATKSSKFRKTMRKAVWPAVGLTLMAFFGAYAVLGPNGMFAYGDYKRQLALRGKHYAVLDHRREVLKNRVALLNPDHANPDMVDEMVRKELNVAHPDEVIVPLGN; encoded by the coding sequence ATGGCACGCGCGACGAAGAGTTCGAAATTCCGCAAGACGATGCGCAAGGCCGTGTGGCCTGCGGTCGGACTGACGCTGATGGCGTTCTTCGGCGCGTATGCCGTGCTCGGGCCGAACGGGATGTTCGCGTACGGCGACTACAAGCGGCAGCTCGCGTTGCGCGGGAAGCATTACGCCGTGCTCGACCACCGGCGCGAGGTGCTCAAGAACCGGGTCGCATTGTTGAACCCAGACCACGCGAACCCGGACATGGTGGACGAGATGGTCCGCAAGGAACTGAACGTCGCGCATCCCGACGAGGTGATCGTCCCGCTGGGGAATTAG